The proteins below come from a single Piscinibacter gummiphilus genomic window:
- a CDS encoding vanadium-dependent haloperoxidase, whose translation MKHFDSQRRSFAMRLVSTAVLVGAAASLTANPRPAEAHAPQQPAPANAVLQWNAVAEAAFTPSQGTNPMSQSRTLAILHASVHDALNAIDRRYASYTPGLPKSPKAMPEAAVAAASREVLVRLLPEQAALVETAYGQALKALPDGAAKTAGIGLGQAAAWAMMNRRQNDGADSAFIPYVPRPGAGEYQFTAPFDFAGAPGWGKVTPFVIKLQDHALDGPLPLTSSHYAKDLALVREIGDVNSRTRTAEQTEIAKFWYEDSPLGWNRIAHQVMRERRVDAWEAARAFTLLHFAMADGFIAGFHEKYEHRFWRPVTAIHAAETDGNPQTQPDASWQPLLVTPPVPDYPSTHTVLGWSAAEVLIELFGDRQRYSLTSLTLPNVTRHFRGFSQAAHENGNSRLYAGIHFPHAIKEGRRQGRSIGQAVAEALPRVR comes from the coding sequence ATGAAGCATTTCGACTCGCAGCGCCGCTCGTTTGCCATGCGCCTCGTCAGCACCGCGGTGCTGGTGGGCGCGGCCGCCTCGCTGACCGCCAACCCCCGCCCGGCCGAGGCCCACGCGCCGCAGCAACCCGCCCCTGCCAACGCGGTGCTGCAGTGGAACGCCGTCGCCGAAGCGGCCTTCACGCCCAGCCAGGGCACCAACCCGATGTCGCAGTCGCGCACGCTGGCGATCCTGCATGCCTCGGTGCACGACGCGCTGAACGCGATCGACCGGCGTTACGCGTCATACACGCCGGGCCTGCCCAAGTCACCGAAGGCGATGCCCGAAGCGGCGGTGGCCGCCGCCTCGCGCGAGGTGCTGGTGCGCTTGCTGCCTGAGCAGGCAGCGCTGGTGGAGACGGCCTACGGCCAGGCGCTGAAGGCCCTGCCCGACGGCGCGGCCAAGACCGCCGGCATCGGCCTCGGCCAGGCCGCCGCATGGGCCATGATGAACCGACGCCAGAACGATGGCGCCGACAGCGCGTTCATCCCCTACGTGCCGCGCCCCGGGGCCGGCGAGTACCAGTTCACCGCGCCCTTCGACTTCGCCGGCGCGCCCGGCTGGGGCAAGGTGACGCCTTTCGTCATCAAGCTGCAGGACCATGCACTCGACGGCCCGTTGCCGCTCACCAGCAGCCACTACGCGAAAGACCTGGCCCTCGTGCGCGAGATCGGCGACGTGAACAGCCGCACCCGCACGGCCGAGCAGACCGAGATCGCGAAGTTCTGGTACGAAGACTCGCCGCTCGGCTGGAACCGCATCGCCCACCAGGTGATGCGCGAGCGTCGCGTCGACGCATGGGAGGCCGCGCGTGCCTTCACGCTGCTGCACTTCGCCATGGCCGATGGCTTCATCGCCGGCTTCCACGAGAAGTACGAGCACCGCTTCTGGCGGCCCGTGACCGCGATCCACGCCGCCGAGACCGACGGCAACCCGCAGACGCAGCCCGATGCGAGCTGGCAGCCCCTGCTCGTGACGCCGCCGGTGCCCGACTACCCGTCCACGCACACGGTGCTGGGCTGGAGTGCCGCCGAGGTGCTGATCGAACTCTTCGGCGACCGCCAGCGCTACAGCCTGACCAGCCTCACGCTGCCAAACGTCACACGCCACTTCCGCGGCTTCTCGCAGGCCGCGCATGAGAACGGCAACTCGCGCCTCTACGCCGGCATCCACTTCCCGCATGCCATCAAGGAAGGGCGCCGCCAGGGCCGCAGCATCGGCCAAGCGGTCGCCGAAGCGCTGCCGCGCGTTCGCTGA
- a CDS encoding class I SAM-dependent methyltransferase, with product MDTPVIDQARLEAFVGRAIADLTTGYTGVMVSLGAKLGLYKAMAGAGPMSAKEVAQRAGCAERYVREWLNAQAAGGYLAYHPRSDTYELPPEHAMVLADDESPVYVPPAWEVPAAMWADEPKAVDAFRTGRGVAWGEHDARLACGVAAFYRNGYRAALVPQWLPALDGVVEQLRNGIAVADVGCGHGHSTLLMSQAFPNSRFYGFDTHAESLAQAQHNAVVAGVAERTRYAVARATDYPDERYGLICFFDTLHDLGDPVAAARHAAEVLAPGGTVLLVEPYAADKVEDNLNPVGQLYYAGSSLICCAHAISEGGKLVLGAQAGPKRLADVFRKAGFSHFRQVAQTAFNLVFEVRR from the coding sequence ATGGACACCCCCGTGATCGATCAGGCCAGGCTCGAAGCCTTCGTCGGCCGCGCCATCGCCGACCTCACCACCGGCTACACCGGCGTGATGGTGAGCCTGGGCGCCAAGCTCGGGCTGTACAAGGCGATGGCCGGCGCCGGCCCGATGAGCGCGAAAGAGGTGGCGCAGCGTGCCGGCTGCGCCGAGCGTTACGTGCGCGAGTGGCTCAACGCGCAGGCGGCCGGCGGCTACCTGGCCTACCACCCGCGAAGCGACACCTACGAGCTGCCACCCGAGCATGCGATGGTGCTGGCCGACGACGAGAGCCCCGTCTACGTGCCGCCCGCCTGGGAGGTGCCGGCGGCGATGTGGGCCGACGAGCCCAAGGCGGTCGACGCCTTCCGCACCGGCCGCGGCGTGGCCTGGGGCGAGCACGATGCACGGCTGGCCTGCGGTGTGGCCGCCTTCTACCGCAACGGCTACCGCGCCGCGCTCGTGCCGCAATGGCTGCCCGCGCTCGACGGCGTGGTGGAGCAATTGCGCAACGGCATCGCGGTGGCCGACGTGGGCTGCGGCCACGGGCACTCGACGCTCCTGATGTCGCAGGCGTTTCCGAACTCGCGCTTCTACGGCTTCGACACGCACGCCGAGTCGCTCGCGCAGGCGCAGCACAACGCCGTGGTGGCCGGCGTGGCCGAGCGCACGCGCTACGCCGTCGCCCGCGCCACCGACTACCCCGACGAGCGCTACGGCCTCATCTGCTTCTTCGACACGCTGCACGACCTGGGCGACCCGGTGGCCGCGGCGCGCCACGCCGCCGAGGTGCTGGCGCCGGGCGGCACGGTGCTGCTGGTCGAGCCGTACGCGGCCGACAAGGTGGAAGACAACTTGAACCCCGTCGGCCAGCTCTACTACGCGGGCTCCTCGCTCATCTGCTGCGCGCACGCCATCTCCGAAGGCGGCAAGCTGGTGCTGGGCGCGCAGGCGGGGCCAAAGCGCCTGGCCGACGTGTTCCGCAAGGCAGGCTTCTCGCACTTCCGGCAGGTGGCGCAGACGGCGTTCAACCTCGTCTTCGAGGTGCGGCGCTGA
- a CDS encoding phospholipase D-like domain-containing protein produces the protein MFDAITTPVSLPAIALLGLMLLPVLLGLVIWSIRSHRDPSLSVDCDNAVTELLPSMAGLSQGTVYEGNSVELFENGAFFDAMFDEIARALASVHFETFLWKEGRLGARLVDALVERRRAGVAVRVMVDGNGGKKMGDEAKRRLREAGCRLVFHHPTKLRHIGVVNDRDHRKLVVVDGRVALVGGHCIVDGWLGNAEDREHVHDLAVRLRGPVVHGVQAAFSENWVEDTGELFVGDAFFPPLERCGEVAAHVASVKAEGSPPAVKILHHLAVCVARRRIRIQNPYFLPDDEAIEALCTAVARGVDVRVMVPSTDASDMPLVQHAAHRNFHKLLQGGVRIFEYQTCLLHQKVMTVDGSWCAIGSSNFDDRSLETNDEITLSLCDERLARQLEEVFERDVRRCVELDAESWSRRGLWPRCRDNVLHVFNEVL, from the coding sequence GTGTTCGACGCCATCACCACGCCGGTCTCGCTGCCGGCCATCGCGCTGCTCGGGCTGATGCTGCTGCCCGTGCTGCTGGGCCTGGTGATCTGGTCGATCCGCAGCCACCGCGACCCCAGCCTCTCGGTTGACTGCGACAACGCGGTGACCGAGTTGCTGCCGTCGATGGCCGGCCTGAGCCAGGGCACCGTCTACGAAGGCAACTCGGTGGAGTTGTTCGAGAACGGCGCCTTCTTCGACGCGATGTTCGACGAGATCGCCCGCGCCCTCGCCTCGGTCCACTTCGAGACCTTCCTGTGGAAGGAAGGCCGGCTCGGCGCGCGGCTGGTCGACGCCCTCGTCGAACGCCGGCGTGCCGGTGTCGCCGTGCGTGTGATGGTCGACGGCAACGGCGGCAAGAAGATGGGCGACGAGGCGAAGCGGCGCCTGCGCGAGGCCGGCTGCCGGCTGGTCTTCCATCACCCGACCAAGCTGCGGCACATCGGCGTGGTCAACGACCGCGACCACCGCAAGCTGGTCGTGGTGGATGGCCGGGTGGCGCTCGTCGGCGGGCATTGCATCGTCGACGGCTGGCTGGGCAATGCGGAAGACCGCGAGCATGTGCACGACCTCGCCGTGCGCCTGCGTGGCCCGGTGGTGCATGGCGTGCAGGCGGCCTTCAGCGAGAACTGGGTCGAAGACACCGGCGAGCTCTTCGTGGGCGATGCCTTCTTCCCGCCGCTCGAGCGCTGCGGCGAGGTGGCCGCGCATGTGGCGAGCGTGAAGGCCGAGGGCTCGCCGCCGGCGGTGAAGATCCTGCACCACCTCGCCGTGTGCGTGGCGCGGCGCCGCATCCGCATCCAGAACCCGTACTTCCTGCCCGACGACGAAGCCATCGAGGCGCTGTGCACGGCGGTGGCGCGCGGGGTCGACGTGCGGGTGATGGTGCCCTCGACGGATGCGAGCGACATGCCGCTCGTGCAGCACGCCGCTCACCGCAACTTCCACAAGCTGCTGCAGGGCGGCGTGCGCATCTTCGAGTACCAGACCTGCCTCCTGCACCAGAAGGTGATGACCGTGGACGGGAGTTGGTGCGCCATCGGCTCCAGCAACTTCGACGACCGCTCGCTGGAGACCAACGACGAGATCACGCTGAGCCTGTGCGACGAGCGGCTGGCGCGCCAGCTGGAAGAGGTCTTCGAGCGCGACGTGCGCCGATGTGTCGAACTCGATGCCGAGAGCTGGTCACGCCGCGGCCTGTGGCCACGGTGTCGCGACAACGTGCTGCATGTGTTCAACGAAGTGCTGTGA
- a CDS encoding DUF962 domain-containing protein has product MKTLTEQLSGYATCHRDRLNIATHYLGIPLILLGVTALLSRPAIPVDGWPLSPAVPIAAGIVLYYLVLDLRFGLAMAVVMTASLAAGAWAAALSTPLWLVLAIASLVLGFIAQLIGHRFEGRKPAFVDDLMGFLIGPLFLVAEAAFALGLRQRLQQEIETFAGPTRSHRRGLPGLRGSALRQG; this is encoded by the coding sequence ATGAAGACGCTCACCGAGCAACTGTCGGGCTACGCCACCTGCCACCGCGACCGGCTTAACATCGCCACGCACTATCTGGGCATCCCGCTCATCCTGCTGGGGGTCACGGCCCTGCTCTCACGGCCCGCGATTCCGGTCGACGGGTGGCCGCTGTCGCCCGCCGTGCCGATTGCGGCAGGCATCGTCCTCTACTACCTCGTGCTCGACCTGCGCTTCGGCCTCGCGATGGCGGTCGTGATGACGGCATCGCTCGCCGCCGGCGCCTGGGCCGCGGCGCTCTCCACCCCGCTGTGGCTCGTGCTCGCCATCGCAAGCCTCGTGCTCGGCTTCATCGCCCAGCTCATCGGCCACCGCTTCGAAGGCCGGAAGCCGGCGTTCGTCGACGACCTGATGGGCTTCCTGATCGGGCCGCTGTTTCTCGTGGCCGAGGCGGCCTTTGCGCTGGGGCTGCGGCAGCGTCTGCAACAAGAGATCGAGACCTTCGCAGGCCCGACACGCAGCCACCGACGCGGGCTGCCCGGCCTGCGCGGCAGCGCCCTGCGGCAAGGCTGA
- a CDS encoding fatty acid desaturase, with the protein MKASAVLGAVAPTRSVDATAVTSFTGPRDRARSGEARARQRNLVRALSRHVRSDTATGVRLALADYTLFLLGLTLAALATHPALRIAGALLAGLKLCGFSVLGHDAAHNMLTRSRALNKLIAVAVFTPCLFNYRLWLHAHHALHHTWTNGAPPDIHKPFTLQQYRAMPAWQRLCVRASRSPSLLAQSIYFIYDRLTRVTIFSRVYPAAVRRQAVPYTLLTLAYLGGTAALLGWRRQFEWADTLVDVFLVMVLPLLVFHALTSIVLFLQHTHPRIPWFTRDDPVEQAFGQEELVAHVPLPNWIGSVMHYSLEHPVHHIVPTIPCYHARAAQAELNLLIGPRAVILKPTLGNIRSVFRRCKLYDYETHRWRDFEGRYTTGSLARSVRDPVHAVRRSA; encoded by the coding sequence ATGAAGGCCTCTGCCGTGCTCGGCGCCGTCGCGCCCACCCGCTCGGTCGACGCGACCGCCGTCACGAGCTTCACCGGCCCGCGCGACCGCGCCCGCTCGGGCGAGGCCCGCGCACGGCAGCGCAACCTCGTGCGGGCGCTCTCGCGCCATGTGCGGTCCGACACGGCCACCGGCGTGCGCCTCGCCCTGGCCGACTACACGCTCTTCCTGCTCGGCCTGACGCTCGCCGCACTGGCCACCCACCCCGCGCTGCGCATCGCCGGCGCGCTGCTCGCCGGCCTCAAGCTCTGCGGCTTCTCGGTGCTGGGCCACGACGCGGCGCACAACATGCTCACCCGCTCGCGCGCCCTCAACAAGCTGATCGCGGTGGCGGTGTTCACGCCCTGCCTCTTCAACTACCGCCTGTGGCTGCACGCCCACCACGCGCTGCACCACACCTGGACCAACGGCGCCCCACCCGACATCCACAAGCCTTTCACCTTGCAGCAGTACCGCGCGATGCCCGCCTGGCAGCGACTGTGCGTGCGCGCGTCGCGCTCGCCCAGCCTGCTCGCGCAATCGATCTACTTCATCTACGACCGGCTCACGCGCGTCACGATCTTCTCGCGCGTCTACCCAGCGGCGGTGCGGCGCCAGGCCGTGCCCTACACGCTGCTCACGCTCGCCTACCTCGGCGGCACGGCGGCGCTGCTCGGCTGGCGCCGCCAGTTCGAATGGGCCGACACGCTCGTCGACGTCTTCCTGGTGATGGTGCTGCCGCTGCTGGTGTTCCATGCGCTCACCTCCATCGTGCTCTTCCTGCAGCACACGCACCCGCGCATTCCCTGGTTCACGCGAGACGACCCGGTCGAGCAGGCCTTCGGCCAGGAGGAACTGGTGGCCCACGTGCCGCTGCCGAACTGGATCGGCTCGGTGATGCACTACTCGCTCGAGCACCCGGTGCACCACATCGTGCCCACCATCCCTTGCTACCACGCCCGCGCGGCGCAGGCCGAGCTGAACCTCCTGATCGGCCCGCGCGCCGTCATCCTCAAGCCCACGCTCGGCAACATCCGCAGCGTGTTCCGCCGCTGCAAGCTCTACGACTACGAGACGCACCGCTGGCGCGATTTCGAGGGCCGCTACACCACCGGCAGCCTCGCACGCAGCGTGCGCGACCCCGTCCACGCCGTCAGGAGATCCGCATGA
- a CDS encoding alpha/beta fold hydrolase — MSETTPETLRLRAADDHAITALRYAATRNEQARIVVAGATGVPQRFYRRMADYMARRGVSVLTLDYRGIGLSKPPTLKGFPADQMDWVSDLAAGVEHMGDGSVPLYVVGHSLGGHAFGLLPNHHKVSGVYTFATGAGWHGWMTPVERLKAIVMWNTVAPLLAAWKGYLGWSAIGMGEDLPLMVYRQWRRWCQNPRYFFDDPQMAQTVARFKDVRTPIVAANATDDAWAPPASRDAFMSAGYVNAPWTGRDITPQDLRVRHIGHMGYFRPGAESLWQDALDWFAALPERHETSPQNVTQLDERRRA, encoded by the coding sequence ATGAGCGAGACCACGCCCGAGACCCTGCGCCTGCGCGCCGCCGACGACCACGCCATCACGGCGCTGCGTTATGCCGCCACCCGCAACGAGCAGGCCCGCATCGTCGTGGCCGGCGCGACCGGCGTGCCGCAGCGCTTCTACCGCCGCATGGCGGACTACATGGCGCGGCGCGGCGTGAGCGTGCTCACGCTCGACTACCGCGGCATCGGCCTCTCGAAGCCGCCCACGCTCAAGGGCTTCCCGGCCGACCAGATGGACTGGGTGAGCGACCTCGCCGCCGGTGTCGAACACATGGGCGACGGCAGCGTGCCGCTCTACGTGGTGGGCCACTCGCTCGGCGGGCACGCCTTCGGCCTGCTGCCCAATCACCACAAGGTGAGCGGCGTCTACACCTTCGCCACCGGCGCCGGCTGGCACGGGTGGATGACCCCGGTCGAGCGCCTCAAGGCCATCGTGATGTGGAACACCGTCGCCCCGCTGCTCGCCGCCTGGAAAGGCTACCTTGGCTGGAGCGCGATCGGCATGGGCGAAGACCTGCCGCTGATGGTCTACCGCCAGTGGCGCCGCTGGTGCCAGAACCCCCGCTACTTCTTCGACGACCCGCAGATGGCGCAGACGGTCGCGCGCTTCAAGGACGTGCGCACGCCCATCGTCGCCGCCAACGCGACCGACGACGCCTGGGCGCCACCCGCCTCGCGCGACGCCTTCATGAGCGCCGGCTACGTAAACGCACCGTGGACGGGCCGCGACATCACGCCGCAGGATCTGCGCGTGCGCCACATCGGACACATGGGCTACTTCCGCCCCGGGGCCGAGTCGCTGTGGCAGGACGCGCTCGACTGGTTCGCCGCGCTGCCGGAGCGGCACGAGACATCGCCGCAGAACGTGACGCAACTCGACGAAAGGCGCCGCGCATGA
- a CDS encoding rubredoxin: MKTWQCAICGWIYDEAAGMPEHGIPPGTRWADVPADWLCPDCGVSKASFEMAELQPS, translated from the coding sequence ATGAAAACCTGGCAGTGCGCCATCTGCGGCTGGATCTACGACGAAGCGGCCGGCATGCCCGAACACGGCATCCCGCCCGGCACCCGCTGGGCCGACGTGCCCGCCGACTGGCTCTGCCCCGACTGCGGCGTGAGCAAGGCGAGCTTCGAGATGGCCGAGCTCCAACCCAGCTGA
- a CDS encoding thioesterase family protein, producing the protein MTLLPATHYRITEMTHHVRPSDLDMFGHVNHAKPIDYFELGRFDWLTQNRFPLDERWTPVVARIEVNYRRELFLTQIRVQTVLAELKQYTAEFQQSVFVPDSDTPAVTGSVRVSFISKATGRPMRLRDVEALACFQAPRETAIA; encoded by the coding sequence ATGACCCTGCTGCCGGCCACGCACTACCGCATCACCGAGATGACGCACCACGTGCGCCCGTCCGACCTCGACATGTTCGGCCACGTCAACCACGCCAAGCCCATCGACTATTTCGAGCTCGGCCGCTTTGACTGGCTCACGCAAAACCGCTTCCCGCTCGACGAGCGCTGGACACCCGTGGTCGCCCGCATCGAGGTGAACTACCGGCGCGAGCTCTTCCTCACCCAGATCCGCGTGCAGACCGTGCTCGCCGAACTCAAGCAATACACCGCCGAGTTCCAGCAATCGGTTTTCGTGCCCGACAGCGACACCCCCGCCGTCACCGGCTCGGTGCGCGTGAGCTTCATCAGCAAGGCCACCGGCCGCCCCATGCGCCTGCGCGACGTCGAAGCCCTCGCCTGCTTCCAGGCGCCGCGCGAAACCGCCATCGCCTGA
- a CDS encoding fatty acyl-AMP ligase — MKHTEPTPLYALLDAIERCEERGHTYLASGGVSRQRSYAELMATALTVHGQLNARGLRAGQRLAVIAADASSFIPTFVAGVRAGLVLVPLAPPPLGGRQQSYAALLRQIAGVAELHAIVAPESLHTLVAEAMPGVPLLGYDELHTPTGQPTPAPAELTPDDTCFLQFTSGSTGTPKGVIVSYRNLAANTRAIMEHGLQITPRDVGVSWLPLHHDMGLIGKVLAPLAHRTEMVYLSTSAFIKNPNLWLDAISRHGGTISFAPNFAFAYVAKHYLRRPVPLHLGSLRVLGCGAEPINPEVLAEFSRCFAPLGLRDGVIAPSYGMAEATLAVSFSRRWHTLAIDRHACEAQRRALPCEAAGALRLVSCGPAFPEHAITVLDAQGQHLDAEAIGEIAVRGPSVSRGYFRNPEASAGNFVDGWLRTGDLGFLHGGEVYICGRVKDLIIVNGRNVCPQDVEWLVETLPGVRSGAVAAFAVPGAATEQVVVLLEARGQERGLEERIRERLAEEMGLTLHDVRVLPSGRIPKTTSGKVQRAKARGEYLAGSYDVEHAEASAEEPA, encoded by the coding sequence GTGAAACACACCGAGCCGACGCCGCTCTACGCATTGCTCGACGCCATCGAGCGCTGCGAAGAGCGCGGCCACACCTACCTGGCCTCGGGCGGCGTGAGCCGCCAGCGCAGCTACGCCGAGCTGATGGCCACCGCCCTCACGGTGCACGGCCAGCTGAACGCACGTGGCCTGCGTGCCGGCCAGCGGCTCGCGGTGATCGCGGCCGACGCGTCGAGCTTCATCCCCACCTTCGTGGCCGGCGTGCGCGCAGGCTTGGTGCTGGTGCCGCTCGCGCCGCCCCCCCTCGGCGGGCGCCAGCAGAGCTACGCCGCGCTGCTGCGTCAGATCGCCGGCGTGGCCGAGCTGCACGCGATCGTCGCGCCCGAGAGCCTGCATACCCTGGTGGCCGAGGCCATGCCCGGCGTGCCGCTGCTCGGCTATGACGAACTGCACACCCCCACCGGCCAGCCCACACCCGCACCGGCCGAACTCACACCCGACGACACCTGCTTCCTGCAGTTCACCTCGGGCTCCACCGGCACGCCCAAGGGCGTGATCGTCAGCTACCGCAACCTCGCCGCCAACACGCGGGCCATCATGGAACACGGCCTGCAGATCACGCCGCGCGACGTGGGCGTGAGCTGGCTGCCGCTGCACCACGACATGGGGCTCATCGGCAAGGTGCTGGCGCCGCTCGCCCACCGCACCGAGATGGTCTATCTCTCCACCTCGGCCTTCATCAAGAACCCCAACCTCTGGCTCGACGCCATCTCGCGCCACGGCGGCACGATCAGCTTCGCGCCCAACTTCGCCTTCGCCTACGTCGCCAAACACTATCTGCGCCGCCCGGTGCCGCTGCACCTGGGCAGCCTGCGCGTGCTGGGCTGCGGTGCCGAGCCGATCAACCCCGAGGTGCTGGCCGAGTTCAGCCGCTGCTTCGCGCCGCTCGGCCTGCGTGACGGCGTGATCGCGCCGAGCTACGGCATGGCCGAGGCCACGCTCGCCGTCTCGTTCAGCCGCCGCTGGCACACGCTGGCCATCGACCGCCACGCATGCGAGGCGCAACGCCGCGCCCTCCCGTGCGAGGCGGCCGGCGCGCTGCGCCTCGTCTCCTGCGGCCCGGCCTTCCCCGAGCATGCGATCACCGTGCTCGACGCACAGGGCCAGCACCTCGACGCCGAGGCCATCGGTGAGATCGCGGTGCGCGGCCCGAGCGTTAGCCGCGGCTATTTCCGCAACCCCGAGGCCAGCGCCGGGAACTTCGTCGACGGCTGGCTGCGCACGGGTGACCTGGGCTTCCTGCACGGCGGCGAGGTCTACATCTGCGGGCGGGTGAAGGACCTCATCATCGTCAACGGCCGCAACGTCTGCCCGCAAGACGTGGAATGGCTGGTCGAAACGCTGCCCGGCGTGCGCAGCGGCGCGGTCGCCGCGTTTGCAGTGCCGGGCGCGGCCACGGAGCAGGTGGTGGTGCTGCTCGAAGCGCGCGGTCAGGAGCGCGGCCTCGAAGAGCGCATCCGCGAGCGGCTTGCCGAGGAGATGGGCCTCACGTTGCACGACGTGCGGGTGCTGCCCTCCGGCCGCATTCCCAAGACGACGAGCGGCAAGGTGCAGCGGGCCAAGGCGCGTGGCGAGTACCTGGCGGGCAGCTACGACGTCGAGCACGCCGAGGCGAGCGCGGAGGAGCCGGCATGA
- a CDS encoding fatty acid desaturase has translation MNNIQRPALDRSLYEPSHLWALAHFVYALALFFVPGYLSYQVALSELPLWAQIPAIALLTILAGYGLNLLGVIGHEGTHGNFVKNRRLSAVIGIFSASAVVSYMEMGFALSHWNHHRFTNQKDDPNVYPVENLKTWWSRLLMSRINYNLVYLKDTFSMAMGKIPAFKYKVAFTEADQILFARLNFLFAAMWIALYAAIFTIDWRAGVFVVALPTLAVKFIAACQIFIDHGGLDDDRLFRNSWSRTSPLMTILFFGANYHNEHHAYPGIPCYRLPQVHRILREKGVFEAVPVPVERGFFKSFKPLFQVYAPTAKGDDFDPFELPQAPASSDERGVPQAAAVAVGAVGSAR, from the coding sequence ATGAACAACATCCAGCGTCCCGCGCTCGACCGTTCGCTGTACGAGCCGTCTCACCTGTGGGCCCTGGCCCACTTCGTCTACGCCCTCGCCCTCTTCTTCGTGCCGGGGTACCTGAGCTACCAGGTGGCGCTCTCGGAGCTGCCGCTGTGGGCGCAGATCCCGGCCATCGCCCTCCTCACCATCCTCGCGGGCTACGGGCTCAACCTGCTCGGCGTGATCGGCCACGAAGGCACGCACGGCAACTTCGTGAAGAACCGGCGGCTCTCGGCCGTGATCGGCATCTTCAGCGCCTCGGCCGTGGTGAGCTACATGGAGATGGGCTTCGCGCTCAGCCACTGGAACCACCACCGCTTCACCAACCAGAAGGACGACCCCAACGTCTACCCGGTGGAGAACCTCAAGACCTGGTGGTCGCGGCTCCTGATGTCTCGCATCAACTACAACCTCGTCTACCTGAAGGACACCTTCTCGATGGCGATGGGGAAGATTCCGGCCTTCAAGTACAAGGTGGCGTTCACCGAGGCCGACCAGATCCTCTTCGCGCGGCTCAACTTCCTCTTTGCCGCGATGTGGATCGCGCTCTACGCCGCGATCTTCACCATCGACTGGCGCGCCGGTGTCTTCGTGGTGGCGCTCCCCACGCTCGCCGTGAAGTTCATCGCCGCCTGCCAGATTTTCATCGACCACGGCGGCCTCGACGACGACCGGCTCTTCCGCAATTCGTGGAGCCGCACCTCGCCGCTGATGACGATCCTCTTCTTCGGCGCGAACTACCACAACGAGCACCACGCCTACCCCGGCATCCCCTGCTACCGGCTGCCGCAGGTGCACCGCATCCTGCGCGAGAAGGGTGTGTTCGAGGCGGTGCCGGTGCCGGTGGAGCGCGGCTTCTTCAAGTCCTTCAAGCCGCTGTTCCAGGTCTATGCCCCCACGGCCAAGGGCGACGACTTCGACCCCTTCGAGCTTCCGCAGGCGCCGGCTTCCAGCGATGAACGCGGCGTGCCACAAGCGGCTGCGGTGGCGGTGGGCGCCGTGGGATCGGCGCGGTGA
- a CDS encoding acyl-ACP desaturase → MTPTALQSASPRLRRRERMYREYMTFFEHAEKHRRWNPMHDIPWEQLESQRFHDEVDQRMGAEAKARLATCLETFCGVELFIPDYTKNGLNLSRDIFGQAWFHLAWGYEESKHALVFREYLLRSGLRTLDQYMDYEEEVLKTEWTLPFASNRQMACYGALQEIATFMIYIQQRNAYRQMGNEVLAKLFDFVARDEAAHAAFYRNFMRFEYEEDPEGTAQDLAYVISNFEMPGEKLVPEFERRLQVEGVAISSQDFLLHGIMPTLKSIGLTRRDMVRAMRKQTPPVVTPHAQPDLELAAA, encoded by the coding sequence ATGACACCCACCGCCCTGCAATCCGCATCGCCGCGCCTGCGCCGCCGAGAGCGCATGTACCGCGAATACATGACGTTCTTCGAGCACGCCGAGAAGCACCGCCGCTGGAACCCGATGCACGACATCCCCTGGGAGCAGCTCGAATCGCAGCGCTTCCACGACGAGGTCGACCAGAGGATGGGCGCGGAGGCCAAGGCGCGCCTGGCCACCTGCCTCGAGACCTTCTGCGGCGTCGAGCTCTTCATCCCCGACTACACGAAGAACGGCTTGAACTTGAGCCGCGACATCTTCGGCCAGGCCTGGTTCCACCTCGCGTGGGGCTATGAAGAGAGCAAGCACGCCCTCGTCTTCCGCGAGTACCTGTTGCGCTCCGGCCTGCGCACGCTCGACCAGTACATGGACTACGAGGAAGAGGTGCTCAAGACCGAGTGGACGCTGCCCTTCGCGTCGAACCGGCAGATGGCCTGCTACGGCGCGCTGCAGGAGATCGCCACCTTCATGATCTACATCCAGCAGCGCAACGCCTACCGGCAGATGGGCAACGAGGTGCTTGCCAAGCTCTTCGACTTCGTGGCGCGCGACGAAGCAGCGCACGCGGCCTTCTATCGCAACTTCATGCGCTTCGAGTACGAAGAAGACCCCGAGGGCACCGCGCAAGACCTCGCCTACGTCATCTCCAACTTCGAGATGCCGGGCGAGAAGCTCGTGCCCGAGTTCGAGCGCCGCCTGCAGGTCGAGGGCGTGGCGATCTCGTCGCAGGACTTCCTGCTGCACGGGATCATGCCCACGCTCAAGTCCATCGGCCTCACTCGCCGCGACATGGTGCGCGCGATGCGCAAGCAGACGCCACCGGTGGTCACCCCCCACGCCCAGCCCGATCTGGAACTTGCCGCTGCCTGA